One window from the genome of Fulvivirga lutea encodes:
- a CDS encoding SHOCT domain-containing protein, producing the protein MYEGYHFIGMHLAWWVFWATLIFWVFVTPYPIPGLRSKAKTPLELLKKKYASGKINKEEYLEKMHLL; encoded by the coding sequence ATGTATGAAGGATATCATTTTATAGGCATGCACTTGGCATGGTGGGTTTTTTGGGCTACTTTAATTTTTTGGGTTTTTGTTACGCCTTATCCAATTCCTGGGCTTCGTTCAAAAGCGAAAACACCTCTCGAATTACTTAAAAAGAAGTACGCCTCAGGTAAAATCAATAAAGAAGAGTATTTAGAAAAAATGCATCTGCTGTAG
- a CDS encoding cation:proton antiporter, translating to MADMNELSLSILSAVQVDPILSKLVFLSVGIILISFLFKWLKQPYIVAYILVGIFIGPYGFQLVTDESLISSMGSFGLILLLFFIGMEISINKLIANWRIPVLGTLIQVIFSIGAVWLVSNLFTWQFNQILVLGFVISLSSSAIVLGYLQDRGLIDSKLGQNIIGILLVQDVLVVPMLVTLNYLSGEVLSVMEVGKQILGALLILGITIWVLKKDIIKLPFGKHIRKDHEIQVFIAFAFCFGFSLLTSFFGLSSALGAFVAGIIVSKAKETSWVHKSLHAFRIVFVALFFVSVGMLINMDFLIDNIKFVAILVFLAFFTNNLINALIVRFLGESWKDSLYTGAILAQIGEFSFILGATAYFIGLISENTYQLVISTISVTLILSPLWIIMMRNIIGSVKNPNL from the coding sequence ATGGCCGACATGAATGAATTAAGCTTATCTATTCTGTCGGCTGTTCAGGTTGATCCTATTTTATCTAAGCTAGTTTTTCTTTCGGTAGGTATTATCCTCATCAGCTTTTTGTTTAAGTGGTTAAAGCAACCATATATTGTCGCCTACATTCTAGTAGGCATTTTTATTGGTCCTTATGGCTTTCAATTAGTCACGGATGAATCGCTAATATCAAGTATGGGCTCATTTGGCCTTATTTTATTGCTTTTCTTCATTGGTATGGAGATTTCAATAAATAAATTAATCGCCAATTGGCGAATTCCTGTATTAGGTACGCTCATCCAGGTTATTTTTAGTATTGGAGCTGTTTGGCTAGTATCGAATTTATTTACATGGCAATTCAATCAAATACTCGTTTTAGGTTTTGTTATTAGCCTGAGTAGTTCGGCAATTGTTCTTGGTTACTTACAAGATAGGGGCTTAATTGATTCTAAATTAGGACAAAACATTATTGGTATTTTATTAGTCCAAGATGTTCTGGTAGTACCTATGCTCGTAACACTTAATTACCTATCAGGTGAGGTACTTTCCGTTATGGAAGTTGGAAAGCAAATTTTAGGGGCCTTGCTCATTTTAGGTATAACTATATGGGTTCTAAAGAAGGATATAATCAAATTACCTTTTGGTAAACACATTAGAAAAGATCATGAAATTCAGGTATTTATAGCCTTTGCCTTCTGCTTTGGCTTCTCATTGCTTACTTCATTTTTTGGTCTTTCATCAGCTCTGGGTGCTTTTGTTGCTGGTATAATTGTTTCGAAAGCCAAAGAAACTTCCTGGGTACATAAAAGCCTTCATGCTTTTAGAATTGTATTTGTGGCGCTATTCTTTGTGTCGGTAGGTATGTTAATTAATATGGACTTCCTCATCGATAATATAAAGTTTGTGGCCATATTGGTATTTCTGGCGTTTTTTACCAACAATCTGATTAATGCACTCATTGTGAGGTTTCTAGGCGAGAGCTGGAAAGACAGTTTATACACAGGAGCCATATTAGCACAAATTGGTGAGTTTAGCTTTATACTTGGCGCTACAGCCTATTTTATAGGTTTAATTTCAGAAAACACCTATCAATTGGTTATATCTACCATTTCAGTTACCCTCATATTAAGTCCATTGTGGATCATAATGATGCGCAACATCATTGGGTCCGTAAAAAATCCAAACCTATGA
- a CDS encoding fatty acid desaturase family protein: MQNLTFTKHKGAEFAQTLRARIDTYFRIHNKSKKANTNMVFKTVFMLSVFFIPIIILCTGMVTSILWLFILYITSGLGMAGVGMGVMHDAIHGAYSNNSRINKFVGYTMNLIGANASVWKVQHNVLHHTYTNIDQADDDINTPFFLRFSPYAKRYWIHKFQYLYVWLFYGLSTISWITMKDFVRASRYNKMGFFNKKNEFKKQLISIFSWKVLYYSYALIIPLIVIPLPFWVIILAFLSMHFVTGLSISLIFQTAHVMPNTEFQQADEEGVIDNSWAVHQLVTTSNYAPSSTFFSWLIGGLNFQVEHHLFPTICHVHYKSLSKIVAKTAKEYDLPYLVKNTFAAALWSHVKMLRKLGKA; this comes from the coding sequence ATGCAAAACTTAACATTTACTAAACACAAAGGCGCTGAATTTGCTCAGACCTTACGGGCCAGGATAGATACCTACTTTAGAATTCATAATAAAAGCAAAAAAGCAAATACCAATATGGTATTTAAAACTGTATTTATGCTATCTGTCTTTTTTATTCCGATAATAATACTCTGTACAGGTATGGTTACCAGTATTTTATGGCTCTTCATTTTATATATTACCAGTGGCCTTGGCATGGCCGGTGTAGGCATGGGTGTGATGCACGATGCCATCCATGGAGCTTATTCTAATAATAGTAGGATAAATAAATTTGTTGGTTACACGATGAATCTTATAGGCGCAAACGCAAGCGTTTGGAAAGTACAGCACAATGTATTGCACCACACCTATACAAATATTGATCAGGCCGATGATGACATTAATACACCATTCTTCTTACGTTTTTCACCGTATGCCAAACGATATTGGATTCATAAATTCCAATATCTATATGTTTGGCTTTTTTATGGCCTGTCAACCATATCCTGGATTACAATGAAAGACTTTGTGAGAGCTTCTCGTTACAATAAAATGGGCTTTTTTAATAAGAAGAATGAATTTAAAAAGCAGTTAATAAGCATTTTTTCGTGGAAGGTACTTTATTACTCCTATGCGCTAATCATACCGCTTATTGTTATACCGTTACCATTTTGGGTGATAATCTTAGCTTTTTTAAGTATGCATTTTGTAACTGGTCTTAGCATTAGCCTTATTTTTCAAACGGCTCACGTAATGCCAAACACTGAGTTTCAGCAAGCAGATGAAGAGGGTGTTATAGATAATAGTTGGGCCGTACATCAGTTAGTTACAACAAGCAATTACGCGCCTAGCAGTACGTTTTTTTCCTGGTTAATTGGTGGATTAAATTTTCAAGTAGAACATCATTTATTTCCAACAATATGTCATGTTCATTATAAAAGCCTTTCAAAAATCGTAGCTAAAACGGCTAAAGAGTATGATTTACCCTATCTAGTAAAAAACACTTTTGCAGCAGCACTATGGAGTCATGTAAAAATGCTTCGAAAGTTGGGTAAGGCGTAA
- a CDS encoding CsbD family protein — protein sequence MNKLEIKGNWNEMKGMLKKKYANLTDNDLVYAEGKEDELVGKLQKKLGKSKDDVNKIISDLNS from the coding sequence ATGAATAAGTTAGAAATTAAAGGCAACTGGAACGAGATGAAAGGCATGCTTAAGAAAAAATATGCCAATTTAACTGACAATGACCTCGTATATGCAGAAGGAAAAGAAGATGAATTAGTTGGCAAACTTCAAAAGAAGTTAGGTAAATCAAAAGATGATGTCAATAAAATCATAAGCGATCTTAATTCTTAA
- a CDS encoding ice-binding family protein encodes MKFLKRIQIVAMLPLLLVLGCDKDDDPSVLIPAVVSSNPALDELEVATNTSIQITFNKDMDPTTINRTSFTLEEGSNDIVGTVTYDNKTATFTPISNLKSGSVFNVSLTTDVKDLGGNSLAGVFNLSFTTGVIVDITKPTILSTNPEDNATNVARNKVISVTFSESMSAASFTATSFILVQGANPVTGSIEYGNKTVRFIPNSILDASLSYTATVTTGVKDLAGNALANTKAWTFTTGSEAGQAVVNLRKSGDYVILAKTAINNAPTSAITGDLGLSPAATSFITGLSLTDATGYATSAQVTGKVYAADMASPTSTNLTTAVENMITAYNDAAGRPTPDFSELGTGNIGGMTLEAGLYKWTNTVTIPSDVTISGSADDVWIFQIAENLTVSTDVKITLTGGAQAKNIFWQVAGEVVMGATSHFEGNILSMTGITMQTGASLNGRALAQTAVILDANTVTISQ; translated from the coding sequence ATGAAATTTTTGAAACGAATTCAAATTGTGGCCATGCTGCCACTTTTGCTAGTATTAGGTTGCGATAAAGATGATGATCCTTCTGTTTTAATTCCGGCTGTGGTATCCTCCAATCCGGCATTAGATGAATTAGAAGTAGCGACTAATACGTCTATACAAATCACATTTAACAAGGATATGGACCCAACAACCATCAATAGAACATCTTTTACATTAGAAGAAGGCTCAAATGATATTGTTGGAACGGTAACTTATGATAACAAGACAGCTACTTTTACGCCTATTAGCAATCTGAAATCAGGTTCGGTATTTAATGTTAGTTTGACAACGGATGTTAAAGACCTGGGTGGCAATTCCTTAGCTGGTGTATTTAACTTGAGTTTTACAACAGGTGTAATTGTTGACATTACTAAACCAACAATTCTATCTACCAATCCAGAGGATAATGCCACTAATGTTGCCAGAAATAAAGTGATTTCTGTCACATTTAGTGAGAGTATGAGTGCGGCATCATTTACTGCTACCTCTTTTATTCTAGTACAGGGCGCAAACCCAGTAACAGGCTCAATTGAGTATGGCAATAAAACAGTACGTTTTATTCCTAACAGCATTTTAGATGCTAGTTTAAGTTATACAGCCACAGTGACTACAGGCGTTAAAGATTTGGCTGGAAACGCCCTTGCAAATACCAAAGCATGGACATTTACTACAGGTTCTGAAGCAGGACAAGCAGTCGTAAACCTTAGAAAATCAGGCGATTATGTTATTTTAGCTAAAACGGCAATAAATAATGCTCCTACCTCGGCCATAACCGGAGATTTAGGTTTAAGCCCAGCGGCTACCTCTTTTATTACTGGCTTATCGTTAACTGATGCTACGGGTTACGCAACATCAGCACAGGTTACAGGTAAAGTATATGCTGCAGATATGGCATCTCCTACAAGTACCAATTTAACTACTGCCGTTGAAAATATGATCACTGCTTACAACGATGCAGCAGGACGTCCAACGCCCGATTTCTCAGAATTAGGAACCGGAAATATTGGTGGCATGACCTTAGAAGCTGGTCTTTATAAATGGACCAATACAGTAACGATACCATCAGATGTTACAATATCTGGTAGTGCCGATGATGTTTGGATATTTCAAATAGCAGAGAATTTAACGGTTAGCACTGATGTGAAAATCACTTTAACAGGTGGTGCACAAGCCAAGAACATCTTTTGGCAAGTTGCCGGTGAAGTGGTGATGGGTGCTACTTCTCATTTTGAAGGTAACATACTTAGTATGACAGGTATTACCATGCAAACAGGTGCCTCGTTAAACGGACGTGCTCTTGCTCAAACAGCAGTAATATTAGATGCTAATACGGTAACTATATCACAATAA
- a CDS encoding YtxH domain-containing protein yields MKKGIIVSAIAGFASGLTVGLLSTSSKGSELRNKLLKTINTRFTHFEGKVKDLLSINDSNSVKDSKKTEEKVTK; encoded by the coding sequence ATGAAAAAAGGAATAATAGTAAGTGCCATTGCAGGTTTTGCAAGCGGTTTAACGGTAGGTTTATTATCAACTTCAAGTAAGGGGTCGGAATTGAGAAATAAATTATTGAAAACTATTAACACTCGATTCACGCATTTTGAAGGAAAGGTGAAAGACCTTTTATCTATAAATGACTCTAATTCAGTGAAGGATAGTAAGAAAACAGAAGAGAAAGTGACAAAATAG
- the trhA gene encoding PAQR family membrane homeostasis protein TrhA, which yields MKNYSILGFEEPVSSWTHLLGAFVVLLLTIKLFMKGGAGRRYPAAIIIYSISCVFLLSMSGVYHLLPRDTSARYVLRVLDHAGIFLLIAGTLIAVHEILFSGLMKWGVIILASVIASVGITLGSIYFNDIPAYLTHSVYLAFGWLGLASIIGIYRLRKDVSIKYLVYGGLAYTFGAIIDLFEYPVLVEGYIGTHEIFHFAVLMGVFFHWLFLLRATKAADQSK from the coding sequence ATGAAAAACTATTCTATACTTGGTTTTGAAGAACCAGTAAGCTCCTGGACACATCTGTTAGGAGCATTTGTGGTTTTACTACTTACTATAAAGTTGTTTATGAAGGGGGGTGCAGGAAGAAGATATCCGGCTGCAATTATTATTTATTCAATTTCATGTGTATTCTTACTGTCTATGAGCGGTGTTTATCACCTATTACCTCGCGATACAAGTGCCAGATACGTTTTACGAGTACTTGATCATGCAGGCATATTTTTACTCATAGCAGGTACATTAATTGCCGTGCACGAAATTCTTTTTTCAGGATTGATGAAATGGGGTGTTATTATCCTGGCTTCTGTAATAGCGTCCGTTGGAATAACCTTAGGGTCTATTTATTTCAACGATATTCCTGCCTATTTAACGCATTCTGTTTATTTGGCTTTCGGTTGGTTAGGACTGGCGTCAATCATTGGTATTTACAGGTTGAGAAAAGATGTTTCAATAAAATACTTAGTGTATGGTGGCTTGGCATATACCTTTGGAGCTATTATTGATCTTTTCGAATATCCGGTACTAGTAGAAGGTTATATTGGTACACATGAGATATTCCATTTTGCAGTTTTAATGGGTGTATTCTTTCATTGGCTTTTTCTTTTGCGTGCAACCAAGGCCGCAGATCAGAGTAAATGA
- a CDS encoding sll1863 family stress response protein: MKNLRLMSYGLFLVGITTIASCDSSSSGKLKEAKVELNDAKDNLAKAEKDYAAELEDYRKNANATITSNERSIKEFKARIPNGKINVKAEYQEKIKELEEKNTAMKQKLNDYTVEGKDQWEVFKAEFSNDMDALGKAIKNLTVNNVK; the protein is encoded by the coding sequence ATGAAAAATTTAAGATTAATGTCATATGGACTCTTTTTAGTAGGTATAACAACCATTGCTAGCTGCGATAGCAGTTCGTCTGGTAAGTTAAAAGAAGCTAAAGTAGAGTTGAATGATGCAAAAGATAACCTGGCCAAAGCTGAAAAGGATTATGCCGCTGAATTAGAAGACTACAGAAAAAACGCAAATGCTACTATAACCAGTAATGAAAGAAGCATAAAAGAATTTAAAGCGAGAATACCCAACGGCAAAATAAATGTAAAAGCCGAATATCAAGAGAAAATCAAAGAGCTGGAGGAGAAAAATACGGCAATGAAACAAAAACTAAATGATTATACCGTAGAAGGTAAAGACCAATGGGAAGTTTTCAAGGCTGAGTTCAGCAATGATATGGATGCATTAGGTAAAGCAATAAAAAATCTTACTGTAAACAATGTTAAATAA
- a CDS encoding cupin domain-containing protein has product MTDKINKGSSEEYEKGKTFIIVEIIEYIPNSVVIKTIIKKTTGNVTVSSFDSGEALTEKTSPFDTFIQVIDGKAEIVIDGHKHQLNTGESIIIPAHSPNIVKANVRFKMISTIIKSGYEEMS; this is encoded by the coding sequence ATGACTGATAAGATTAATAAAGGAAGTAGTGAAGAGTACGAAAAAGGTAAAACATTCATAATCGTTGAGATTATTGAATACATTCCAAACTCTGTAGTAATTAAAACAATAATCAAGAAAACAACAGGTAATGTAACGGTATCTTCCTTCGATTCAGGGGAGGCACTTACAGAGAAAACCTCACCATTCGATACATTTATACAGGTAATTGATGGAAAAGCGGAGATAGTCATTGACGGACATAAACATCAATTGAATACAGGCGAATCAATTATTATACCTGCACATTCTCCAAATATTGTAAAGGCTAACGTTCGGTTTAAAATGATTTCTACTATTATTAAAAGCGGTTACGAAGAAATGAGTTAG
- a CDS encoding helix-turn-helix domain-containing protein: MSTKLYIKYMVSLRCKMMVKEELRKLGLHYVNVDLGVIEVLENISDAQRSQLRDNLLRSGLELLDDGKSILIEKIKNLITEMIHYSEELPKVNYSDHISEKLNYDYTYLANTFSEVKGITIQQYIIINKIERVKELLIYDELTLTEIAYKMHYSSVAHLSHQFKKITGLTPTFYKQLKDKRKRNLEDL, encoded by the coding sequence ATGAGTACGAAACTATATATAAAATACATGGTGAGTTTGAGGTGCAAGATGATGGTTAAGGAAGAACTACGCAAGCTTGGGCTACATTATGTGAATGTCGATTTAGGAGTGATTGAGGTATTGGAGAATATCAGCGATGCGCAAAGAAGCCAATTGCGTGATAATTTGCTAAGATCAGGGTTAGAGCTGTTGGATGATGGTAAAAGCATCTTGATCGAAAAGATAAAGAATTTAATTACCGAAATGATCCACTATTCTGAGGAGCTGCCCAAAGTAAACTATTCTGACCATATAAGTGAAAAACTAAATTATGACTACACATACCTGGCCAATACTTTTTCTGAGGTTAAAGGAATAACCATTCAGCAATACATTATCATTAACAAGATAGAGCGAGTGAAAGAATTGCTCATTTATGATGAGCTTACACTTACAGAAATAGCCTATAAGATGCATTACAGTAGTGTGGCTCACTTGTCACATCAGTTTAAGAAGATAACAGGGCTAACACCTACCTTTTACAAGCAACTTAAAGATAAACGTAAGCGAAACCTGGAAGATCTTTAA
- a CDS encoding lmo0937 family membrane protein, with amino-acid sequence MGNLLYIVAVVLVILWAIGFLGYNAGGIVHILLVIALISVLFRVIKGGRSF; translated from the coding sequence ATGGGAAATTTACTTTACATCGTTGCTGTAGTACTTGTTATACTTTGGGCCATAGGCTTTCTTGGATATAACGCAGGAGGCATTGTGCATATACTTTTAGTCATTGCATTAATATCTGTCCTATTCAGGGTAATTAAGGGTGGTCGATCTTTTTAA
- a CDS encoding S8 family peptidase, with amino-acid sequence MFKASKSFYLSFLLQFILVSFTYSQTSIDTYLSKFEAKRVAASTRTSSEYVLIKLSESLEQYSLNQSGITVYRILDSRHIIGKINNAIEIEIEAVYRINNQWKLTDEIVFDNQFDDDLVFKATDSYSCSNCKKIAPNLYSVKYDKDLLEELLSDNEIIYVGSESLVPTVESRVLDMNLNPNKINVIHNLRPDLNGEGIVVSIQEQLFDKVDIDLLGRSINSSLESNVVDNHATEMSTIIAGAGNSFITGRGVADAAQITSSDFTSIVPDDASDFINLNAFIQNHSYGTEIENFYGALAEAYDQSSIDNTQLLHVFSSGNLGESTPESGTYAGLEGTANLTGNFKQSKNSLVVGSVDTVNNQPVFVSVGPAYDGRIKPELVAYSAVGASNSAALVSGVAALLQQEYKAINNEYPESALLKAALINGADDVGAKGIDFQTGYGSLNAKKSLQIITNSQFFSGSLTNGEESIVNLTVPPNAVNLKVTLCWTDVPGLPNSSKSLINDLDIKLEKDDITTLPWVLNETPSGISNEPTRDADHLNNVELISIEVPEGGDYNVVVQGFDIAGSPQPFYVTYSYDILDSFEWTFPTSTDNMPYNGETASYFRWETTLIGSGRLEYSIDDGNEWLLIDDNVNLEKGYYRWQPPSMTAHGRARIIVNGDIHETDLFAISRPLNVRVLFNCADSLLVSWPKIEGVVDYQLSTITNSNYLENFSITSDTSMIINRNQLSTNFLTVKPRFANPPELIGSPTFDVDLLGTNCFISSFSANVVENQIQLDLSLDLTYGAKEVMFETLESEQVFNLGTMPVVNLVTTGIDTDPSNGLNRYRATLLFDNGEQLVSDTIGVYYLEESKVLVFPNPLSSEDFLSVLTKDFDGSSITFQLINREGQLIFEDVLFSTSNSIALPDVTSGLYFYRIITNEGTITERLFILRE; translated from the coding sequence ATGTTCAAAGCTTCGAAATCATTTTATCTGTCATTTTTGCTTCAATTCATATTGGTAAGCTTTACTTACAGCCAAACCAGTATTGACACATATTTATCCAAATTCGAAGCGAAAAGAGTAGCTGCAAGCACCAGAACTTCTTCAGAATATGTACTCATCAAACTGTCAGAATCCTTAGAACAATATTCATTGAACCAGTCTGGTATAACAGTTTATCGAATACTTGATAGCAGGCACATCATAGGAAAAATTAATAATGCTATTGAAATTGAGATTGAGGCTGTTTATCGCATTAATAATCAATGGAAATTGACCGATGAAATAGTATTCGATAATCAGTTTGATGATGATTTAGTATTTAAAGCAACTGACAGTTATTCATGCAGTAACTGTAAGAAAATAGCTCCAAATCTCTATTCCGTTAAGTATGATAAAGACCTACTGGAGGAACTTCTTTCAGATAACGAAATTATTTATGTGGGTTCTGAAAGTCTAGTGCCAACGGTTGAATCACGGGTATTGGATATGAATTTAAATCCCAATAAAATAAATGTTATTCATAACCTTCGGCCTGATTTAAATGGAGAGGGGATAGTGGTCTCCATTCAGGAACAGTTGTTTGATAAAGTGGACATAGATCTGTTAGGAAGATCCATCAACTCAAGTTTGGAGTCTAACGTAGTGGATAATCATGCCACTGAAATGTCTACGATTATTGCTGGTGCGGGTAACTCTTTTATTACAGGAAGGGGAGTAGCCGATGCAGCGCAAATAACGTCTTCAGATTTCACTTCTATTGTCCCGGATGATGCCTCAGATTTCATTAATCTCAATGCTTTTATTCAAAATCATTCTTACGGAACAGAAATCGAAAACTTTTATGGGGCATTAGCCGAAGCATACGATCAGAGCTCCATCGATAATACGCAATTATTACATGTATTTTCATCAGGTAATTTGGGAGAATCAACCCCTGAGTCAGGTACGTATGCTGGATTGGAGGGAACCGCCAACCTTACAGGTAATTTCAAGCAATCCAAAAATTCCCTGGTGGTAGGTTCTGTAGATACAGTAAATAATCAACCAGTATTCGTTTCTGTTGGGCCTGCTTACGATGGACGAATAAAGCCTGAGTTAGTGGCCTACAGTGCCGTGGGAGCATCTAATTCAGCAGCATTAGTGAGTGGCGTTGCAGCATTGCTCCAACAAGAGTATAAGGCTATTAATAATGAATATCCCGAGTCGGCATTATTGAAAGCTGCTTTAATCAATGGTGCTGATGATGTAGGAGCCAAAGGCATTGATTTCCAGACAGGATACGGATCACTGAATGCAAAAAAGAGCTTGCAAATCATTACTAATTCACAATTTTTCAGCGGATCCCTGACTAATGGCGAAGAATCTATTGTTAACCTAACAGTGCCTCCAAATGCAGTAAATCTCAAAGTTACGTTGTGTTGGACTGATGTCCCGGGACTGCCAAATTCATCTAAGTCGTTAATTAATGATCTGGATATTAAACTGGAGAAAGATGACATTACTACCTTACCGTGGGTATTAAATGAGACTCCATCAGGAATTAGCAATGAACCCACAAGAGATGCTGATCATTTGAATAATGTTGAGCTAATAAGTATTGAAGTGCCTGAAGGTGGTGATTATAATGTGGTTGTTCAGGGTTTTGATATTGCCGGCAGTCCTCAGCCATTTTATGTTACTTATTCTTATGACATACTAGATTCATTTGAATGGACTTTCCCAACCTCTACAGACAATATGCCTTACAATGGCGAAACCGCAAGCTACTTTAGGTGGGAAACTACATTAATTGGCTCAGGCAGATTGGAATACAGTATAGATGATGGTAATGAGTGGTTATTGATCGATGACAATGTGAATTTGGAAAAGGGCTATTACAGGTGGCAGCCGCCTTCAATGACTGCACACGGTAGAGCCAGAATAATTGTAAATGGAGATATACATGAGACTGATTTATTTGCTATTTCAAGGCCATTGAATGTGCGTGTATTATTTAATTGTGCAGATTCTTTACTCGTGAGCTGGCCAAAAATTGAGGGTGTCGTTGATTATCAGTTGAGCACCATTACCAACAGCAACTATCTAGAAAATTTCTCCATTACCTCTGACACCTCCATGATTATTAATAGAAATCAGCTTAGTACAAATTTTTTAACCGTTAAACCAAGGTTCGCTAATCCTCCTGAATTAATTGGTTCACCCACTTTTGATGTTGACCTATTAGGAACTAATTGTTTTATATCATCATTTTCAGCCAATGTGGTGGAGAATCAAATTCAGCTTGATTTATCATTAGATCTTACATATGGAGCTAAGGAAGTAATGTTTGAAACGTTGGAATCAGAACAAGTTTTTAATCTTGGTACCATGCCTGTTGTTAATCTTGTCACTACCGGAATCGATACTGACCCTTCCAATGGATTGAACAGGTATCGAGCTACCTTACTATTTGACAATGGAGAGCAATTGGTAAGTGATACGATTGGAGTGTACTATTTAGAAGAATCGAAAGTACTTGTATTTCCAAATCCATTAAGTTCTGAAGACTTTTTAAGTGTATTAACTAAAGATTTCGATGGATCTTCCATTACATTTCAATTAATAAATAGGGAAGGGCAGTTGATATTTGAAGACGTATTATTTTCAACTAGTAATTCCATTGCACTACCTGACGTTACCTCAGGCCTTTACTTCTACAGAATAATAACCAATGAGGGAACAATAACAGAAAGGTTGTTCATCCTAAGGGAATAG
- a CDS encoding porin family protein — protein sequence MKIIYTLMALVCVSATVGYAQDNSTGNDNKVDNSSEPRAYVGVKIGTNYSNVYDSDGESFKADPKFGLAVGAFITIPIGEFLGVQPEILFSQKGYKAEGELLGSSYTITRTSNYLDIPLLVAVKPVKFLTILAGPQYSYLLSQKNKFENGQTTIEQEDEFDNEDLRKNTLCFTGGVDINLDKLVVSGRLGWDLFKNNGDGSTTTPQYKNAWYQLTLGYRL from the coding sequence ATGAAAATAATATATACATTAATGGCCTTGGTATGCGTTTCAGCTACCGTTGGTTATGCCCAGGATAATTCTACGGGCAACGATAATAAAGTAGATAACAGTTCCGAACCAAGAGCCTATGTAGGTGTAAAAATAGGTACGAACTATTCTAATGTGTATGATTCCGATGGTGAGTCATTTAAAGCCGATCCAAAATTTGGTTTAGCTGTAGGGGCATTTATTACCATACCTATAGGAGAATTCCTAGGTGTGCAGCCAGAAATACTTTTTTCACAAAAAGGCTATAAGGCTGAAGGTGAATTGCTAGGTAGTTCTTACACAATTACACGAACAAGTAATTATTTAGACATACCATTGTTAGTTGCTGTTAAGCCTGTTAAATTCTTAACTATACTGGCCGGCCCACAATATTCTTATTTGTTGAGTCAAAAAAACAAATTTGAAAATGGCCAAACCACTATTGAGCAAGAAGATGAATTTGATAATGAGGATTTACGAAAAAACACCTTATGTTTCACAGGCGGAGTTGATATAAACCTCGATAAACTAGTAGTAAGTGGAAGACTTGGCTGGGATTTATTTAAAAATAATGGCGATGGATCTACAACAACACCACAATACAAAAATGCGTGGTATCAATTAACACTTGGTTATCGTCTTTAG